From Aquabacter sp. L1I39, the proteins below share one genomic window:
- a CDS encoding sarcosine oxidase subunit delta — protein sequence MRIPCPFCGVRDAHEFSYLGDANPVRPDPNAPGAADAFHDYVYLRDNPAGPHRELWYHGAGCRRWLVVTRDTRTHEILATEFARPAPESAEVIP from the coding sequence ATGCGCATCCCCTGCCCCTTCTGCGGCGTCCGAGACGCCCACGAATTCTCCTATCTGGGCGACGCCAATCCGGTTCGCCCCGACCCGAACGCGCCCGGCGCTGCCGACGCCTTCCATGACTATGTCTATCTGCGGGACAATCCCGCCGGCCCCCACCGGGAGCTCTGGTATCACGGCGCCGGCTGCCGCCGCTGGCTGGTGGTAACCCGCGACACCCGCACCCACGAAATCCTCGCGACTGAATTCGCGCGTCCCGCCCCGGAAAGCGCGGAGGTGATCCCATGA
- a CDS encoding sarcosine oxidase subunit beta family protein, giving the protein MSKGYSVFSLIANAFSGQKGWTPAWRDAAPKPSYDVVIVGGGGHGLATAYYLAKEHGIRNVAVLEKGHVGSGNAGRNTTIIRSNYLLPGNEPFYEWSMKLWEGLEQDFNYNAMVSQRGVLNLCHSDAQRDAYARRANAMRINGADSELLDREQVRAMAPFLDFENSRFPIQGGLLQRRGGTARHDAVVWGYARGADRLGVDIVQNCEVVGFLRENGKVVGVETNRGPIRAGKVALAVAGSTSRLTRHLDLRLPIESHVLTAFVSEGLKPLVPGVITFGAGHFYVSQSDKGGLVFGGDIDGYNSYAQRGNLPVVEDVAEAGMALMPLVGRLRVLRTWGGIMDMSMDGSPIIDVGPLPGLYLNTGWNYGGFKATPASGWCFAWTIAKDAPHAFNAAYRLDRFRTGHIIDEKGVGAQPNLH; this is encoded by the coding sequence ATGTCAAAGGGTTATTCGGTCTTCAGCCTCATCGCCAACGCGTTCAGCGGCCAGAAGGGCTGGACGCCGGCCTGGCGCGATGCGGCGCCCAAGCCCTCCTATGACGTGGTGATCGTGGGCGGCGGCGGGCATGGCCTTGCCACCGCCTATTATCTCGCCAAGGAACACGGCATCCGCAATGTGGCGGTGCTGGAAAAGGGCCATGTGGGCTCCGGCAATGCCGGGCGCAACACCACGATCATCCGCTCCAACTATCTGCTTCCCGGCAATGAGCCCTTCTACGAATGGTCCATGAAGCTGTGGGAGGGCCTGGAGCAGGACTTCAACTACAATGCCATGGTCAGCCAGCGCGGCGTGCTGAATCTGTGCCATTCCGACGCCCAGCGCGACGCCTATGCCCGGCGCGCCAATGCCATGCGCATCAATGGCGCGGACAGCGAGCTTCTGGACCGCGAGCAGGTGCGGGCCATGGCGCCCTTCCTGGATTTCGAGAATTCCCGCTTCCCCATCCAGGGCGGCCTCCTGCAGCGGCGCGGCGGCACGGCCCGCCATGACGCGGTGGTGTGGGGCTATGCCCGCGGCGCCGACCGGCTCGGCGTCGACATCGTGCAGAATTGCGAAGTGGTGGGCTTCCTGCGCGAGAACGGCAAGGTGGTGGGGGTGGAGACCAATCGCGGCCCCATCCGCGCCGGCAAGGTGGCGCTGGCGGTGGCCGGCTCCACCTCGCGCCTGACCCGGCATCTGGATTTGCGCCTGCCCATTGAGAGCCACGTGCTCACCGCCTTCGTCTCCGAAGGCCTGAAGCCGCTGGTGCCGGGCGTCATCACCTTCGGCGCCGGCCATTTCTATGTCAGCCAGTCGGACAAAGGCGGCCTCGTCTTCGGCGGCGACATTGACGGCTACAATTCCTATGCCCAGCGCGGCAACCTTCCCGTGGTGGAGGATGTGGCGGAAGCCGGCATGGCGCTGATGCCGCTGGTGGGGCGCCTGCGGGTGCTGCGCACCTGGGGCGGCATCATGGACATGTCCATGGACGGCTCCCCCATCATCGATGTGGGTCCGCTGCCGGGCCTCTATCTAAACACCGGATGGAATTACGGGGGCTTCAAGGCGACGCCCGCCTCGGGCTGGTGCTTCGCCTGGACCATCGCCAAGGACGCCCCCCACGCCTTCAACGCCGCCTATCGGCTGGACCGGTTCCGCACCGGCCACATCATCGATGAAAAGGGGGTCGGCGCGCAGCCGAACCTGCACTGA